A genomic region of Janthinobacterium lividum contains the following coding sequences:
- a CDS encoding response regulator, with protein MKPLGIKAKVALATSLTSIAMIALVTMIQVQHMRDDFTRVLLSQQSSLISRTAAELDDKLGMLLQIVTLTARQQPPELIAQPAKLREYYARRSMLVLFDDVLVLDAHGAIVADMPEVTGRAGINVAEREYFQTVLRTRQPMITEPMLGKSSGMPIVQMVAPVLAADGQVAGVVIGVLRLYKDNLLGRLRSEKIGKSGYYFILTRGAVPRYVLHPDTSRLLQPRKPNANLTTTQLLKEDGEGSMVSTNSRGITAVNSFKRLKSVNWLLAASLPVEDAFEPFDGVLYRLVLWSILASLLAAAVLGWVTVRLLSPLVRLRDTLLALRTSGSRFTPVPVQQRDEIGELTEAFNGLMSERDRLQQELEARAAELEQERDRAEAANRAKSDFVANMSHEIRTPLNAVLGMVYLLGNTRLDTEQRKYLTMVRVAGQSLLGILNDVLDYSKIEARRMELSPVEFDLDEVMNTLATTMTMNAGEKELELAIAVEPDVPRRLVGDAQRLQQILVNLAGNAIKFTESGEVVVAVSLAESESGRAWLRFEVRDTGIGMTELQQQQLFAAFSQADQSITRRFGGTGLGLAISKQLIHMMGGDIAVASSEGKGSRFWFSVPFEMLAQPAETRRTPALGQLRLLVADDNRTTRELIVKLIEAWGWLADEVDSGFAAIELYRERLAQQQPYDVVLADWHMPVMDGLATAKAIRQAASGQRQPIVVMVNAFARNHLEEISSAAEADVVLMKPITGSSLFDALHQALIAKNDGGEQHMLHQPLGTELAGVHFLLVEDNHLNQAVARGILEHMGATLDVVGDGLQAVERLRTEALRYDIVLMDMQMPVMDGFSATHIIRTELRLSLPVIAMTAGVLASERERCMTAGISDFIAKPVVVEEMMEVILRHLPKRPQVQAAEPVRVADEEVFSMAPLMRVMGRDAKGRGVLRRMVEDALNKGMTPVRDAETALQSGRHSDVARILHSVRGSVGTLGTKRLIRAAFATEEAIDAGRLDEVPALLAHTAQELEQALAAATDWLSRLKD; from the coding sequence ATGAAGCCTCTCGGCATTAAAGCAAAAGTCGCGCTGGCCACCAGCCTGACCTCGATCGCCATGATCGCGCTGGTCACCATGATCCAGGTGCAGCACATGCGCGACGACTTCACCCGAGTACTGCTGAGCCAGCAGTCATCGCTGATCAGCCGCACCGCTGCCGAGCTCGACGACAAGCTGGGCATGCTGCTGCAGATTGTCACCCTGACGGCCAGGCAGCAGCCGCCGGAACTGATCGCCCAGCCCGCCAAACTGCGCGAATACTATGCGCGCCGCTCGATGCTGGTGCTGTTCGACGACGTGCTGGTGCTCGACGCGCATGGCGCCATCGTGGCCGACATGCCGGAAGTGACGGGGCGCGCCGGCATCAACGTCGCCGAGCGCGAGTATTTCCAGACCGTCCTGCGCACGCGCCAGCCCATGATTACCGAGCCGATGCTGGGCAAGTCGAGCGGCATGCCCATCGTGCAGATGGTGGCGCCCGTGCTGGCCGCCGATGGCCAGGTGGCCGGCGTGGTGATCGGCGTGCTGCGCCTGTACAAGGACAATCTGCTGGGCCGCCTGCGCTCGGAAAAGATCGGCAAGAGCGGCTATTACTTCATCCTCACGCGCGGCGCCGTGCCGCGCTACGTGCTGCACCCCGATACCAGCCGTTTGCTGCAGCCGCGCAAGCCGAACGCCAACCTGACGACCACCCAGCTGCTGAAGGAGGATGGCGAAGGCAGCATGGTCAGCACCAACAGCCGCGGCATCACGGCCGTCAACAGCTTCAAGCGCCTGAAATCCGTGAACTGGCTGCTGGCCGCCTCGCTGCCCGTCGAGGATGCCTTCGAACCGTTCGATGGCGTGCTGTACCGGCTGGTGCTGTGGAGCATCCTCGCTTCGCTGCTGGCCGCTGCCGTTCTGGGCTGGGTTACCGTGCGCCTGCTGTCGCCGCTGGTGCGCCTGCGCGATACCCTGCTGGCCCTGCGCACCAGCGGCAGCCGTTTCACCCCCGTGCCGGTACAGCAGCGCGACGAGATCGGCGAACTGACGGAAGCGTTCAATGGCCTGATGAGCGAACGCGACCGCCTGCAGCAGGAACTTGAAGCGCGCGCGGCGGAGCTGGAGCAGGAACGCGACCGGGCCGAGGCGGCCAACCGCGCAAAGAGCGATTTCGTGGCCAACATGAGCCATGAAATCCGCACGCCCCTCAATGCCGTGCTGGGCATGGTGTATTTGCTGGGAAATACCAGGCTAGACACGGAACAGCGCAAGTACCTGACCATGGTCAGAGTGGCGGGCCAGTCGCTGCTGGGCATCCTCAACGATGTGCTCGACTATTCGAAGATAGAGGCGCGCCGCATGGAATTGTCGCCCGTCGAATTCGACCTCGATGAAGTCATGAATACCCTGGCCACGACGATGACGATGAATGCGGGCGAAAAGGAGCTGGAACTGGCCATCGCCGTCGAGCCCGACGTGCCGCGGCGCCTCGTGGGCGACGCCCAGCGCCTGCAGCAAATTCTCGTCAACCTGGCCGGCAACGCCATCAAGTTTACCGAGAGCGGCGAAGTCGTGGTGGCCGTCAGCCTGGCCGAGAGCGAGAGTGGCCGCGCCTGGCTGCGCTTCGAAGTGCGCGACACGGGCATCGGCATGACGGAACTGCAGCAACAGCAGCTGTTTGCCGCGTTTTCACAGGCCGACCAGAGCATCACGCGGCGCTTCGGCGGCACGGGCCTGGGCCTGGCCATCAGCAAGCAGCTGATCCACATGATGGGCGGCGACATCGCCGTCGCCAGCAGCGAAGGCAAGGGCAGCCGCTTCTGGTTCAGCGTGCCCTTCGAGATGCTGGCGCAGCCGGCCGAAACGCGGCGCACGCCGGCCCTGGGCCAGCTGCGCCTGCTGGTGGCCGACGACAACCGCACCACGCGCGAACTGATCGTCAAGCTGATCGAGGCGTGGGGCTGGCTGGCCGACGAAGTGGACTCCGGCTTTGCCGCCATCGAACTGTACCGCGAACGCCTGGCGCAGCAGCAACCATACGACGTGGTGCTGGCCGACTGGCACATGCCCGTGATGGACGGCCTAGCCACGGCCAAGGCCATCCGCCAGGCAGCCAGTGGCCAGCGCCAGCCCATCGTGGTGATGGTCAACGCCTTCGCCCGCAACCACCTGGAGGAAATCTCCAGCGCGGCCGAGGCCGACGTCGTGCTGATGAAGCCGATCACGGGATCGAGCCTGTTCGACGCCCTGCACCAGGCGCTGATCGCCAAGAACGACGGCGGCGAGCAACACATGCTGCACCAGCCGCTGGGTACGGAACTGGCTGGCGTGCATTTCCTGCTGGTGGAAGACAATCATTTGAACCAGGCCGTGGCGCGCGGCATCCTCGAACACATGGGCGCCACCCTGGACGTGGTGGGCGACGGCTTGCAAGCCGTGGAACGGCTGCGCACGGAAGCGCTGCGCTACGACATCGTGCTGATGGACATGCAGATGCCCGTCATGGACGGTTTCAGCGCCACCCACATCATCCGCACGGAATTGCGCTTGAGCCTGCCCGTGATCGCCATGACAGCCGGCGTGCTGGCGTCCGAGCGCGAGCGCTGCATGACGGCCGGCATCAGCGACTTCATCGCCAAGCCCGTGGTGGTGGAAGAGATGATGGAAGTCATCCTGCGCCACCTTCCCAAGCGCCCGCAAGTACAGGCGGCCGAGCCGGTACGCGTCGCCGATGAAGAAGTGTTTTCCATGGCGCCGCTGATGCGCGTGATGGGACGCGACGCGAAGGGGCGCGGCGTGCTGCGGCGCATGGTGGAAGACGCGCTGAACAAGGGCATGACGCCCGTGCGCGACGCCGAAACGGCGTTGCAATCGGGCCGCCACAGCGACGTGGCGCGCATCCTGCACAGCGTGCGCGGTTCCGTGGGCACCCTGGGCACGAAACGCCTGATCCGCGCCGCGTTCGCCACCGAGGAAGCCATCGACGCGGGCCGCCTGGACGAGGTGCCGGCGCTGCTGGCGCACACGGCGCAGGAACTGGAGCAGGCGCTGGCGGCGGCGACGGATTGGTTGTCCAGGCTGAAGGATTAA
- a CDS encoding TOBE domain-containing protein, with amino-acid sequence MTVGGENLGGAGRVELLGAIAECGSITQAAKLVKMSYKAAWDAIDAMNNLAGEPLVERLTGGKGGGGTRLTQRGRQLVDNFRIIEREHARYLRQLGSQAEGIADDLLLIRRMAMKTTARNQFLGKVAELKQGAVNDEVTLELPGGQQIVAIVTQGSSASLGLVPGAEAFALIKASSIILVADSEGARFSARNQLAGTVTRVQTGAVNTEVVLDLPRGGTIAAIITNQSSTDLGIAIGSSVTAIFKASSVILGVPA; translated from the coding sequence ATGACGGTGGGCGGAGAAAACCTGGGCGGCGCCGGCCGGGTGGAATTGCTGGGCGCTATCGCCGAATGCGGCTCCATCACGCAGGCGGCCAAGCTTGTGAAGATGAGCTACAAGGCGGCCTGGGACGCCATCGACGCAATGAACAACCTGGCCGGCGAGCCGCTGGTCGAGCGCCTGACGGGCGGCAAGGGCGGCGGCGGCACGCGGCTGACGCAGCGGGGGCGCCAGCTGGTCGACAATTTCCGCATCATCGAGCGTGAGCATGCCCGCTACCTGCGCCAGCTGGGCAGCCAGGCGGAAGGCATCGCCGACGATCTTTTACTCATACGGAGAATGGCCATGAAAACCACGGCACGCAATCAATTCCTGGGCAAGGTGGCCGAACTGAAACAGGGCGCCGTCAACGACGAAGTCACCCTGGAATTGCCCGGCGGCCAGCAGATCGTCGCCATCGTCACGCAAGGCAGCAGCGCAAGCCTGGGCCTGGTGCCGGGCGCGGAAGCGTTTGCGCTGATCAAGGCCTCGTCCATCATCCTTGTGGCGGACAGCGAAGGCGCGCGCTTTTCCGCGCGCAACCAGCTGGCCGGCACCGTCACGCGGGTGCAGACGGGCGCCGTCAACACGGAAGTGGTGCTGGACTTGCCGCGCGGCGGCACGATTGCGGCCATCATCACCAACCAGAGCAGCACCGACCTGGGCATCGCCATCGGCAGCAGCGTGACGGCGATTTTCAAGGCATCCAGCGTGATTCTGGGCGTGCCCGCCTAA
- a CDS encoding sulfate/molybdate ABC transporter ATP-binding protein, with amino-acid sequence MQLDLDIRATLRSGKRRFDMQVQCTSDSQRIAMYGPSGAGKSMTLKAIAGLFTPDAGHIRLNGRTLFDAAAGINLPPQQRNVAYLFQDYALFPHLTVRQNVGFGLARGWFNPRAREKLQKVEHWLDAFHLQELAHQFPDELSGGQRQRVALARALVAEPAALLLDEPFAALDPALRVKMRLELSQWQQRLDVPMILITHDPEDARILGEHVLYLRDGQIDNREEHMALGERIG; translated from the coding sequence ATGCAACTCGACCTCGACATTCGCGCCACCTTGCGCTCTGGCAAACGCCGCTTCGACATGCAAGTGCAATGCACGTCCGATAGCCAGCGCATCGCCATGTATGGCCCGTCCGGCGCAGGCAAGAGCATGACCCTGAAAGCCATTGCCGGACTGTTTACACCGGACGCGGGCCATATCCGCCTGAACGGGCGCACCCTGTTCGATGCCGCCGCCGGCATCAACCTGCCGCCGCAGCAGCGCAATGTCGCTTACCTGTTCCAGGATTACGCGCTGTTCCCGCACCTGACGGTGCGCCAGAACGTGGGATTTGGCCTGGCGCGGGGCTGGTTCAATCCGCGCGCGCGCGAAAAATTGCAGAAGGTCGAGCATTGGCTTGACGCCTTCCACTTGCAGGAACTGGCGCATCAGTTTCCCGACGAGTTGTCCGGAGGCCAGCGCCAACGGGTGGCGCTGGCGAGGGCGCTCGTGGCCGAGCCGGCCGCGTTGCTGCTCGACGAGCCGTTTGCCGCCCTCGATCCGGCCCTGCGTGTCAAAATGCGTTTGGAACTGAGCCAGTGGCAGCAGCGCCTGGACGTGCCCATGATCCTGATCACACACGATCCGGAAGATGCGCGCATCCTGGGCGAGCATGTGCTGTACTTGCGCGACGGACAGATCGATAACAGGGAAGAACACATGGCATTGGGTGAACGCATTGGATAA
- the modB gene encoding molybdate ABC transporter permease subunit produces MDIAWTALALSLKVAAWATALNLLLGIGTGYLLARTRFPGRELLDALLTLPMVMPPTVLGYYLLVLLGRRGTLGVWLQDSFGINLIFTWQGAVIASTVVAFPLVFKPARAAFEAVDGQLEQAARVLGISEMAIFFRVTLPLAWRGILAGVLLGFVRALGEFGATLMVAGSIPGKTQTLSVAVYEAVQAGQDDVANTLVLIISFVCIVVLLSAGRLAPGRIAHK; encoded by the coding sequence ATGGATATCGCCTGGACCGCGCTGGCCCTGTCGCTCAAAGTGGCGGCGTGGGCCACGGCGCTCAATTTGTTGCTCGGCATCGGCACGGGCTATCTGCTGGCGCGCACGCGTTTTCCCGGGCGCGAGCTGCTCGACGCCCTGTTGACCCTGCCGATGGTGATGCCGCCTACCGTACTCGGCTATTACCTGCTGGTGCTGCTGGGCCGGCGCGGCACCCTGGGCGTCTGGCTGCAGGACAGCTTCGGCATCAACCTGATTTTTACCTGGCAGGGCGCCGTGATCGCCTCCACCGTGGTCGCCTTTCCCCTCGTCTTCAAGCCGGCGCGCGCCGCCTTCGAGGCCGTCGACGGCCAGCTGGAGCAGGCCGCCCGCGTGCTGGGCATTTCGGAAATGGCGATTTTCTTTCGCGTGACCTTGCCGCTGGCCTGGCGCGGCATCCTCGCCGGCGTGCTGCTGGGCTTTGTGCGCGCCCTGGGCGAATTCGGCGCCACCCTGATGGTGGCCGGCAGCATCCCCGGCAAGACGCAAACCCTGTCGGTGGCCGTGTATGAAGCCGTGCAGGCGGGTCAGGATGACGTGGCCAATACGCTGGTCCTGATTATCTCCTTTGTCTGCATCGTGGTGCTGTTGTCGGCTGGCCGCCTGGCGCCCGGGCGCATCGCGCACAAATGA
- the modA gene encoding molybdate ABC transporter substrate-binding protein, producing MRLTSLARLLGTALLATAASSAFAGEVVVSAAASLTNAFKDAAQSYEAQYPGSKVSLNFAASGVLLQQIVKGAPVDVFASADQETMDAAQKQGLVLPADRMDFVGNSLVLIVPHDSKLGIKSLADLAHKGVTRVAIANPASVPVGRYSEGALKKAKLWDAVQTKAIGTQNVRQSLDYVARGEVDAGFVYATDAAIMKDKVNVVLDVPLDAPVLYPIATIKGSSNAAEAKRFVSYLQTAPAQAILAKYGFKKP from the coding sequence ATGCGCCTCACCTCCCTCGCCCGCCTGCTTGGCACCGCTCTTCTCGCTACTGCCGCCAGCTCCGCCTTTGCCGGCGAAGTGGTGGTATCGGCTGCGGCCAGCCTGACGAATGCGTTCAAGGATGCGGCGCAAAGCTATGAGGCGCAGTATCCGGGCAGCAAGGTTTCCCTGAACTTCGCCGCCTCGGGCGTGCTGCTGCAACAGATCGTCAAGGGCGCGCCCGTCGACGTGTTTGCTTCGGCCGACCAGGAAACCATGGATGCGGCGCAAAAGCAGGGCCTCGTCTTGCCGGCCGACCGCATGGACTTCGTCGGCAACAGCCTGGTGCTGATCGTGCCGCACGACAGCAAGCTGGGCATCAAGAGCCTGGCTGACCTGGCGCACAAGGGCGTGACCCGCGTGGCCATCGCCAATCCGGCCAGCGTGCCCGTCGGCCGCTATTCGGAAGGCGCGCTGAAGAAGGCCAAGCTGTGGGATGCCGTGCAGACCAAGGCCATCGGCACGCAGAACGTGCGCCAGTCGCTCGACTACGTGGCGCGCGGCGAAGTCGATGCGGGCTTTGTCTACGCCACCGACGCGGCCATCATGAAAGACAAGGTCAACGTGGTGCTGGACGTGCCATTGGATGCGCCCGTGCTGTATCCGATCGCCACCATCAAGGGCAGCAGCAATGCCGCCGAAGCGAAGCGCTTCGTCAGCTACCTGCAGACGGCGCCGGCGCAAGCCATCCTCGCCAAGTACGGTTTCAAGAAGCCATAA
- a CDS encoding putative DNA modification/repair radical SAM protein, with protein sequence MELTDKLEILADAAKYDASCASSGAPKRDSIGKDGFGATSGMGICHSYTPDGRCVSLLKVLLTNYCLYDCQYCVNRRSSNVPRARFTVAEVVKLTSDFYLRNYIDGLFLSSGIIQSADYTMEQLVQVARELREVHQFRGYIHLKTIPDADPALIAQAGRYADRLSVNIELPTQDSVQKLAPEKSVHTIKLAMGAIRRKLDEKAEEPKSPRFAPAGQSTQMIVGADASDDQQILSTAETLYGSYKLKRVYYSAFSPIPDSPKSVPLAPPPMLREHRLYQADFLLRSYGFQASELLPATGGNLALDIDPKLAWALAHREHFPLDLNRAAQHMIARVPGIGLRNAQRIVDLRQLRQVRYADLSRLRCSMKKIAPFIITADYFPARDTTASEHLRRAMAEAPQQMNLWPELQAA encoded by the coding sequence ATGGAATTGACGGACAAGCTGGAAATCCTGGCCGATGCGGCCAAGTACGACGCGTCCTGCGCCAGCAGCGGCGCGCCCAAGCGCGATTCCATCGGCAAGGACGGCTTTGGCGCCACCTCGGGCATGGGCATTTGCCACAGCTATACGCCGGACGGGCGCTGCGTCTCGCTGCTGAAAGTACTGCTGACCAATTACTGCCTGTACGATTGCCAGTACTGCGTCAACCGCCGCAGCTCGAATGTGCCGCGCGCGCGGTTTACGGTGGCCGAGGTGGTCAAGCTGACGAGCGACTTTTACCTGCGCAACTACATCGACGGCCTGTTCCTCAGTTCCGGCATCATCCAGTCGGCTGACTACACGATGGAGCAGCTGGTGCAGGTGGCCCGCGAGTTGCGCGAGGTGCACCAGTTCCGCGGCTATATCCACCTGAAAACCATTCCGGACGCCGATCCCGCCCTGATCGCGCAGGCGGGCCGCTATGCCGACCGGCTCAGCGTCAATATCGAATTGCCGACGCAGGACAGCGTGCAAAAGCTGGCGCCGGAAAAAAGCGTGCATACGATCAAGCTGGCCATGGGCGCCATCCGCCGCAAGCTCGATGAGAAAGCGGAAGAACCGAAGTCGCCGCGCTTCGCGCCGGCCGGGCAAAGCACGCAGATGATCGTCGGCGCCGACGCCAGCGACGACCAGCAAATCCTCTCCACGGCCGAGACCCTGTATGGCAGCTACAAACTCAAGCGCGTGTATTACTCGGCCTTCAGTCCCATCCCCGACAGCCCGAAAAGCGTGCCGCTGGCGCCGCCGCCCATGCTGCGCGAACACCGGCTGTACCAGGCCGACTTTTTACTGCGCAGCTATGGTTTCCAGGCCAGCGAACTGCTGCCCGCCACGGGCGGCAACCTGGCGCTCGACATCGATCCCAAGCTGGCCTGGGCGCTGGCGCACCGCGAACATTTTCCGCTGGACTTGAACCGCGCGGCGCAGCACATGATCGCCCGCGTGCCCGGCATCGGCCTGCGCAACGCGCAGCGCATCGTCGACCTGCGCCAGTTGCGGCAAGTGCGCTACGCCGACCTGTCGCGCCTGCGCTGCAGCATGAAGAAAATCGCCCCCTTCATCATCACGGCCGACTACTTTCCCGCGCGCGACACCACCGCCTCGGAACACCTGCGCCGCGCCATGGCGGAAGCGCCGCAGCAGATGAATTTGTGGCCTGAGCTGCAGGCCGCATGA
- a CDS encoding UdgX family uracil-DNA binding protein (This protein belongs to the uracil DNA glycosylase superfamily, members of which act in excision repair of DNA. However, it belongs more specifically to UdgX branch, whose founding member was found to bind uracil in DNA (where it does not belong), without cleaving it, appears to promote DNA repair by a pathway involving RecA, rather than base excision.) yields the protein MSTVVRLAQSFDEWRAAARELIARGVPPADVAWQSQPGDGDLFSSTPDATDTSAPLLRLPRSLVELLESAACFSAPDRWAFLYQVLWRWQLDQHDVLSPADADGARLHAMAKAVRREEHDMHAYVRFRERAESEGAPRFVAWFEPMHDVLPQVARHFARRMGSASWMIATPAASMLWDGTTLHAGPALLSGAADIDDAGEALWLTYYRSIFNPARVNAGLLRSHIPSRFWKNLPEGAIVPAMLSGAANGERRTGQTASVGQRSGATMIPVSAERAQPARELPTTLDQCRRCALWQHATQAVPGTGPSQARIMLVGEQPGDQEDLAGLPFLGPAGALLDQALREAGMARDSIYLTNAVKHFKWEPRGKRRLHKTPAQREILACHGWLEQELASVKPQVIVALGSTALKSILQDGAASMTPLVGTPIRHDGRWVVAVYHPSYVLRAPDEGSRRQAYEVIVAGLRQALLLGQDSHHSVEAGTSCPSSRRA from the coding sequence ATGAGTACGGTGGTGCGGCTGGCGCAATCGTTCGACGAGTGGCGCGCGGCCGCGCGCGAACTGATCGCGCGCGGCGTGCCGCCTGCCGACGTTGCCTGGCAGTCACAGCCCGGTGATGGCGACCTGTTTTCCTCGACGCCAGATGCGACGGATACCAGCGCGCCACTGCTGCGCCTGCCCCGTTCCCTGGTGGAATTGCTGGAAAGCGCCGCCTGTTTCAGTGCCCCGGATCGCTGGGCCTTCCTGTACCAGGTGCTCTGGCGCTGGCAACTGGACCAGCACGATGTACTTTCTCCCGCCGACGCGGACGGCGCGCGCCTGCATGCCATGGCCAAGGCCGTGCGCCGCGAAGAGCACGACATGCATGCGTATGTGCGTTTCCGCGAGCGGGCGGAAAGTGAGGGCGCACCCCGCTTCGTGGCCTGGTTCGAGCCCATGCACGACGTGCTGCCGCAGGTGGCGCGCCACTTCGCCCGCCGCATGGGATCTGCCAGCTGGATGATCGCCACGCCCGCCGCCAGCATGCTGTGGGATGGCACGACCTTGCATGCGGGACCGGCCCTGCTGAGCGGAGCGGCCGATATCGACGATGCGGGTGAAGCCCTGTGGCTGACCTACTACCGCAGCATCTTCAATCCCGCGCGCGTCAATGCCGGCCTGCTGCGCAGCCATATCCCCTCGCGCTTCTGGAAGAACTTGCCCGAAGGCGCCATCGTGCCCGCCATGCTCAGCGGCGCTGCGAATGGCGAACGGCGCACGGGCCAGACGGCCAGCGTGGGCCAGCGCAGCGGCGCGACCATGATCCCGGTCTCCGCCGAGCGCGCCCAGCCCGCGCGCGAACTGCCCACCACCCTGGACCAATGCCGCCGCTGCGCGCTGTGGCAGCACGCCACGCAAGCCGTGCCCGGCACGGGGCCTTCTCAGGCGCGCATCATGCTGGTGGGTGAGCAGCCGGGCGACCAGGAAGACCTGGCAGGCTTGCCCTTCTTGGGCCCGGCTGGCGCGCTGCTGGACCAGGCGCTGCGGGAAGCGGGCATGGCGCGCGACAGTATTTACCTGACCAATGCCGTCAAGCATTTCAAGTGGGAACCACGCGGCAAGCGCCGCCTGCACAAGACGCCAGCGCAGCGCGAGATCCTCGCCTGCCATGGCTGGCTGGAACAGGAATTGGCCAGCGTAAAACCGCAAGTGATCGTGGCGCTGGGCAGCACGGCATTGAAGTCCATCCTGCAGGACGGCGCGGCAAGCATGACGCCGCTGGTCGGCACGCCGATCCGGCACGATGGGCGCTGGGTGGTCGCCGTATATCACCCCTCGTATGTGCTGCGCGCGCCCGATGAGGGGAGCCGGCGGCAGGCTTACGAAGTGATCGTGGCGGGGTTGCGGCAGGCGCTGCTGCTAGGGCAGGATAGCCATCACAGCGTTGAAGCCGGCACTTCCTGCCCCTCATCGCGCCGCGCATAG
- a CDS encoding bile acid:sodium symporter family protein, translating into MSSFSPAALLRNLKPDNFTIALLVTVGLATFLPCTGQTAVVFGNITTVAIGALFFLHGAKLSREAVVAGAMHWRLHLLVLASTFVLFPLLGLALRPLALTFLTPDLYMGILFLCALPSTVQSSIAMTAMARGNVPAAICSASASNFIGIFLAPILVGLLVAKGAESKSSVDAVLSIVMQLLLPFLAGQFLRRWIGRWVDRHKATLKYVDQGSILLVVYTAFSEAVSEGLWHTISVETLVALGLISLLLLALVLGISTFISRRLGFNKEDEIAIVFCASKKSLASGVPMAKVLFSTRSLGMVILPLMLFHQIQLMICAVIAQRYARRDEGQEVPASTL; encoded by the coding sequence ATGTCTTCTTTTTCCCCCGCTGCCCTGTTGCGCAATCTGAAACCCGATAATTTCACCATCGCCCTGCTCGTCACCGTGGGGCTGGCCACATTCCTGCCCTGCACGGGCCAGACGGCCGTGGTCTTCGGCAACATCACCACGGTTGCCATTGGCGCCCTGTTCTTCCTGCATGGCGCCAAGCTGTCGCGCGAAGCCGTGGTGGCCGGCGCCATGCACTGGCGGCTGCACTTGCTGGTGCTGGCCAGCACCTTTGTCCTGTTTCCCCTGCTGGGCCTGGCCCTGCGTCCGCTGGCGCTGACCTTCCTCACGCCCGACCTGTACATGGGCATTTTGTTCTTGTGCGCCCTGCCCTCTACTGTGCAATCATCGATCGCCATGACGGCCATGGCGCGCGGCAACGTACCGGCCGCCATCTGCAGCGCCTCGGCCTCGAACTTCATCGGCATCTTCCTCGCCCCCATCCTGGTGGGCTTGCTGGTGGCCAAGGGCGCGGAAAGCAAGTCGTCGGTGGACGCCGTGCTGTCCATCGTCATGCAGCTGCTGCTGCCATTCCTGGCCGGCCAGTTCCTGCGCCGCTGGATCGGCCGCTGGGTTGACCGCCATAAAGCTACCCTGAAATATGTCGACCAGGGTTCGATCTTGCTGGTGGTCTACACGGCCTTCAGCGAAGCCGTCAGCGAAGGCCTGTGGCATACGATTTCGGTGGAAACCCTGGTCGCCCTGGGCTTGATCAGCCTGCTGCTGCTGGCGCTGGTGCTGGGTATTTCCACCTTCATCAGCCGCCGCCTGGGTTTCAACAAGGAAGACGAAATCGCCATCGTCTTTTGCGCCTCGAAGAAAAGCCTGGCCAGCGGCGTGCCGATGGCCAAGGTGCTGTTTTCCACCCGTTCGCTGGGCATGGTGATCTTGCCGCTGATGCTGTTCCACCAGATTCAGCTGATGATCTGCGCCGTGATCGCGCAACGCTATGCGCGGCGCGATGAGGGGCAGGAAGTGCCGGCTTCAACGCTGTGA
- a CDS encoding BON domain-containing protein, with the protein MQTSKLFNTLVAAIVLSGASITASHAADSAPKAQAPADTVVAANAAAAVPDETITSSAKAALSADAQAAALPVKVATQQGVVVLSGDVPSAEAGDRVVQIVASVSGVKEIKNELKVKAAG; encoded by the coding sequence ATGCAAACATCGAAACTGTTCAATACCCTGGTTGCCGCTATCGTACTGTCGGGCGCCTCGATCACCGCTTCGCATGCAGCTGACTCCGCCCCAAAAGCACAAGCTCCTGCTGACACCGTAGTGGCCGCCAACGCTGCCGCTGCCGTCCCTGATGAAACCATCACTTCCTCGGCCAAGGCCGCCCTGAGCGCCGATGCGCAAGCCGCTGCCCTGCCAGTCAAGGTAGCAACCCAGCAAGGTGTGGTCGTCCTGTCGGGCGACGTGCCGAGCGCCGAAGCGGGTGACCGCGTCGTGCAGATCGTCGCTTCCGTGAGCGGCGTGAAAGAAATCAAGAACGAGCTGAAAGTCAAAGCCGCCGGCTAA